The following are encoded together in the Bacillus cereus group sp. RP43 genome:
- a CDS encoding HAMP domain-containing sensor histidine kinase, which yields MELIRDLMIQIAIIILPLFLYEAIRLNRYQGMLPKPNRYFIMFLSSVTLVLSMTYSICFGTVCGYNFHPIPIVSGFLYGGIVGLIPAIIFVAYEWIFKGLSWLPIVEVIFLSIIPLFLSKKWSLFSRDKKLILAFMIASFYVLVSLVVGMLNVLLETGFTPYISNLYSGYIFASLIMVMTMVFQVYLTEYLNENALLRTEMQKSEKLNIVSELAASVAHEVRNPLTVVRGFIQLLESTEDVKNKDYMRLVLAELDRAEQIISDYLNLARPQIEKKEHICLSAQLIEMTTLMSSFAAMQGVYLQVEISESLYTIGDKTKLKQAIMNVVKNGIEAIQGNKGYLKVTAIQKDEMIIIRVKDSGVGMTKEQLVRLGQPYYSLKEKGTGLGLMVTFSILQAHNGTLEYKSESGKGTEAIIILPAVRYKE from the coding sequence ATGGAGCTGATTCGTGATTTAATGATCCAAATTGCCATCATTATTTTACCACTATTTTTATATGAAGCGATTCGTTTAAATCGTTATCAAGGAATGCTTCCGAAGCCTAATCGCTACTTTATTATGTTTTTATCTAGCGTTACACTCGTTCTCTCCATGACATACTCTATTTGTTTTGGTACCGTTTGCGGATACAATTTTCATCCAATTCCAATTGTGAGTGGTTTTTTATATGGTGGGATTGTTGGGCTCATCCCTGCCATTATTTTTGTTGCATATGAATGGATTTTTAAGGGGCTCAGTTGGTTGCCTATCGTAGAAGTTATATTTCTTTCGATAATTCCATTGTTTTTGTCAAAGAAATGGTCTCTTTTTTCAAGAGATAAGAAGCTAATATTAGCTTTTATGATTGCATCATTTTATGTTCTTGTTTCATTAGTAGTCGGGATGTTGAATGTCCTTTTAGAAACAGGTTTTACACCGTACATATCTAATCTATATAGTGGGTATATATTTGCATCACTTATTATGGTTATGACAATGGTATTTCAAGTGTATTTGACTGAGTATTTAAATGAAAATGCATTATTGCGTACAGAAATGCAAAAATCAGAAAAACTTAATATTGTAAGTGAGTTAGCTGCAAGTGTTGCACATGAAGTTCGAAACCCTCTCACTGTTGTACGAGGGTTTATTCAATTGCTAGAGAGTACGGAAGACGTAAAAAACAAAGATTATATGCGTCTCGTATTAGCTGAACTGGATCGTGCTGAACAGATTATTTCAGATTATTTAAATTTAGCAAGGCCTCAAATTGAAAAAAAAGAACATATTTGTTTATCAGCACAATTAATTGAAATGACAACTCTTATGTCATCATTTGCAGCGATGCAGGGCGTTTATTTGCAAGTTGAGATTTCTGAGAGCCTTTATACTATCGGCGATAAGACGAAATTGAAGCAAGCTATTATGAATGTCGTTAAAAACGGTATTGAAGCAATTCAAGGAAACAAAGGGTATTTAAAAGTAACAGCTATTCAAAAAGATGAAATGATAATAATAAGAGTTAAAGATAGTGGTGTTGGAATGACAAAAGAACAGTTAGTAAGGCTTGGACAACCGTATTATTCTTTAAAAGAAAAAGGAACAGGATTAGGTCTTATGGTAACGTTTAGTATTTTACAAGCGCATAATGGTACATTGGAATATAAAAGTGAAAGCGGAAAAGGAACTGAAGCTATTATTATATTGCCAGCTGTACGATATAAGGAATAA
- a CDS encoding DUF3967 domain-containing protein — MEAMYKTKDVTNKTGIPKHIVRKYSQLLEEHGYIISKTADARIYKLDDLKLLKSIHERAATLQEDISETIPIILKEKEAPPVPIIQDKQEVQPKEDGRNFEEFMLKLEMLAQLNEAIIHQNSTLITQNRLKDEKLDELMQQVYVKEGSQEKMLQELVVHAAQTDALQKEKMDLLMNHMYKRESKQEEKMNKLVNQIYNKDSNRDTQLMQVIREIQETKRLVAASKEQSFFQSFKSLFVRTKQEKINE, encoded by the coding sequence ATGGAAGCTATGTATAAAACGAAAGATGTTACAAATAAAACAGGTATCCCAAAACATATAGTCCGAAAATATAGCCAACTCTTAGAGGAACACGGTTATATCATTTCAAAAACAGCTGATGCTCGTATTTATAAATTGGATGATTTAAAACTATTGAAATCTATACATGAAAGAGCTGCTACATTACAAGAAGACATTTCAGAAACAATACCTATTATTTTAAAAGAAAAAGAGGCCCCACCTGTACCTATTATTCAAGATAAACAAGAAGTGCAACCAAAAGAAGATGGGCGTAATTTTGAGGAGTTCATGTTAAAACTTGAAATGCTTGCTCAATTAAATGAAGCAATTATTCATCAAAACTCTACTCTCATTACACAAAACCGTTTAAAAGACGAGAAATTAGATGAACTAATGCAACAAGTTTATGTAAAAGAAGGGTCTCAGGAAAAAATGTTACAAGAGCTAGTTGTTCACGCCGCTCAAACAGATGCACTCCAAAAAGAAAAGATGGACTTATTAATGAATCATATGTATAAGCGAGAATCCAAGCAAGAAGAAAAAATGAATAAACTTGTCAATCAAATTTACAATAAAGACAGCAACCGTGATACACAACTTATGCAAGTTATTCGTGAAATTCAAGAAACAAAAAGATTAGTCGCCGCCTCAAAAGAGCAAAGCTTCTTTCAATCATTTAAAAGTTTATTCGTTCGAACAAAACAAGAAAAAATAAATGAATGA
- the nucA gene encoding DNA-entry nuclease, with protein sequence MKQFKGIIISIIAILSLLVAVYEVLVPEETSTKKTTTYDQILEFPKERYPETGKHITDAIKEGHSEMCTIDRNGAADRRKLSLAPYPTKKGYDRDEWPMAMCKEGGKGAHIEYISPADNRGAGSWVGNKLDKYPDGTRVKFEVK encoded by the coding sequence ATGAAGCAATTTAAAGGTATTATCATTTCAATTATTGCAATTCTTTCTCTTTTGGTAGCGGTATATGAAGTACTTGTGCCAGAGGAGACAAGTACTAAAAAAACAACTACGTATGATCAAATTCTAGAGTTCCCAAAAGAACGATATCCAGAGACCGGGAAACATATAACGGATGCTATAAAAGAAGGGCATTCAGAAATGTGTACAATTGATCGTAATGGTGCAGCGGATAGAAGGAAACTATCGTTAGCGCCATATCCGACGAAGAAAGGTTATGACCGTGATGAATGGCCGATGGCGATGTGTAAGGAAGGCGGAAAAGGAGCTCATATTGAATATATAAGTCCAGCAGATAACCGTGGTGCAGGTTCTTGGGTAGGGAATAAGCTAGACAAATATCCAGATGGTACGCGTGTGAAATTTGAAGTGAAATAG
- the comJ gene encoding competence protein ComJ translates to MELTISYSQLMIMNYDGQQPYVDWTPEDFERGYAEVDGAIIFEAISDYTCEVEVTCGNHIEKEEVVRTISVPFTVKNEEVYITSILSNKLHIPIPNGEYMIVLQATPLEEPTDDELYKVQYDFYFESVE, encoded by the coding sequence ATGGAATTAACAATTTCATATTCGCAATTAATGATAATGAATTATGATGGTCAGCAGCCTTATGTAGATTGGACTCCTGAAGATTTTGAAAGAGGATATGCTGAGGTGGATGGAGCTATTATTTTTGAAGCAATCTCTGACTATACTTGTGAAGTGGAAGTTACTTGCGGAAATCATATTGAGAAAGAAGAAGTGGTTAGAACGATATCAGTTCCTTTCACAGTAAAGAATGAAGAAGTATATATAACAAGTATTCTTTCTAATAAATTGCATATTCCTATTCCGAACGGGGAATATATGATAGTCTTGCAGGCAACTCCTCTTGAAGAGCCAACAGACGATGAATTATATAAAGTACAATACGAC